In a genomic window of Bacillota bacterium:
- a CDS encoding carbohydrate ABC transporter permease, whose protein sequence is MKRKQVIGFILGVLRYLIIISVCYVILRPLLAKIVSSFMTEQDLYDQTVKWIPRNFTFNNYRAMYVHMKYFTALRNSLAFSFLIAVLQLASCTLVGYGLARFKFRGAKIIFGLAIFTLIVPPQIIILPLYLNFRFFSIPFVLPKPGIDLLNSIWPFILMAASGTGFNNGLFIYIMRQFFKNSPKSLEEAAYIDGANAMQTFIRVMLPGAMPALVIVFLFSFVWQYNDYFFTGMYWRQATLLSHTLDVAAENYAYSQGAHFTGQYISLLNNTGMILFILPLLTLFAFTQRYFIESVERTGLVG, encoded by the coding sequence TTCTCAGGTATTTGATTATTATCAGCGTCTGCTATGTAATTTTGCGGCCGCTGCTTGCTAAGATCGTGTCGTCATTCATGACCGAACAGGATCTGTATGACCAGACCGTAAAATGGATTCCACGCAACTTTACCTTTAATAATTATCGAGCGATGTATGTTCATATGAAATATTTCACTGCGCTTCGTAATTCCCTAGCCTTTTCATTCCTGATTGCCGTTTTGCAGCTGGCATCCTGTACTCTTGTGGGTTATGGATTGGCAAGATTCAAATTCAGGGGCGCAAAGATCATCTTTGGTTTGGCCATATTCACATTGATTGTGCCGCCGCAGATCATTATTCTGCCTCTGTACCTAAATTTCCGTTTCTTCTCTATTCCATTTGTGCTGCCAAAACCCGGCATCGATCTTTTAAACAGCATCTGGCCGTTCATTTTGATGGCTGCCAGCGGCACAGGGTTTAACAATGGTCTGTTCATCTATATTATGCGCCAATTCTTTAAGAACTCGCCAAAGTCGCTGGAAGAAGCAGCCTATATCGACGGAGCCAACGCTATGCAGACATTTATCCGGGTAATGCTCCCAGGAGCAATGCCGGCACTGGTGATCGTCTTCTTGTTTTCTTTTGTCTGGCAGTACAATGATTACTTCTTTACAGGCATGTACTGGCGGCAGGCAACACTACTTTCCCACACACTAGACGTTGCTGCTGAGAACTATGCATATTCGCAGGGGGCACACTTTACCGGGCAGTATATTTCACTCCTAAATAACACAGGTATGATTCTGTTTATTCTGCCGCTGTTAACCCTATTTGCGTTCACTCAGCGCTACTTTATCGAGAGCGTAGAACGCACAGGTTTGGTTGGTTAA